The nucleotide window tatatcacTACTTTTCCCTGCAGCTTTCAGAAGAAGATGGTCTACCATCAAGTATATGTGAACCGTGTCAAAGTCTTGTGGTACAATACTATGAGTTCAAGATCAAGTGTGAGAAGTCAGATTGTATGCTCAGGTCCATCCTGAAGGGAGAGTTCATGACCAAGGAGGAACCACCTGATAAcagtatgtaggtattttacttttaatttacacCATTTGTCTTATTCTTCATACTGTATAGAAAATAGGCATGAGTTTTAAAACATGGAATGCCACTAAATTCAATAATACTTTTTAGAACTGTGGTTGAATTACTGCTGTTGTAGTCCTGTATTATAAGATTGGAACCATGGTTAgaacaaacaaattgatatacaaataaatttaaaattcttaaaaccAAGTTCATACTAGTTTATTAAcccctcaaacgtccgtggagactaaagtatccataattgtccgtatttatgcaaaatggaaccacacgacaatttttcaatttttattttttagcggAATACTAATATAGAAATGGTCTTCAACCTTATACAAAAAAGAACGACGCGATTTTCGCCTCAGAAATAGGGTTTATTAAAAGCAGAACAGAACCAACTACACCTGATAGAGCTgcacatgtttttgtaaaacctttgatatctcaaaagtacgtatttgctgtgtggttcctttttgcataaatatggacaattatattacaataccctccacGGACATTTGAGTGGTTAATAGCCACCTTAGAGATGTGTCAGCGTGTATGACATAGTATTATTGTTGCAGACCTATAAAAGAAGAAACAGCAGtaactaataataatgaaaatgaaatcaaaGAAGAAATGAAACCAGCAGaaggtattgttttataatatattctatgtcttactaataaatcaTTATGTAAGCTCTCATTAGTTATAGTGTTATGtcacttttaatcaatttaaaaactgtgtttgagtgttaaaaacaaattactaCTTATAAGCTAATCAGAGCTCACAGAATGTTTATTGGTAAAACAGTTTATGTGTTAGTTCTTACTGCTTAAATAACTTTGCAGAATGTAGTTGCATTGTTGTCTTTCTTACAGATGTGCAAAATTTAGAAGATCTCAGTGACGATGCAGCTGACGGTAACAAACTATACATAGTACAAGACACTggcaaaagaaaaaagtaatataagttttatttttttgtcatttatttaaaaactatttatattatgtatcttattggtatctttttatttcagaaataaaacGAGTGCAGCTATGAATGGTACGTCATTTCACACATAaggatatttaatttttaaaaatattgttatttaataaatctaaattaatttctttcttTGCAGACAGCACTGGGAATAAAGTAAaacctgaaaagaaaaaatctagcaGAATAACAAAGTCATACTCATGTGTTCACTGTTCTAAGGTATGTTTACTTACAAACGTTATGAAATTGTGGttcaaaaaacctattttattttcattcactaACTACATAAGAGTATGTCCAACTTGCCATCCAAAACCTGTTTACATTTACATGaacaagtaacaaacatccatctatCCATTCTACATACTTTCTCCTTAGGTATATTTTGTGTAGGACTTgttgaaatattcttatacCAACCTTTGACTTCTATTCCTTGTCAGAAAAACTATGAATGTCGGTAACTTTAACATTCAGATCCTAATAGTCTTAGGCCACCTTACAAACCTATCCATTTTGACCTCCTCTGCAAAAGGCCCACAAGCCTGAATCAGCCTACTCATCCCCTAAAGATGAACTCcatttatcttaattaacaaagaACCTCCATATAGTCAGTAGTCAATACATCTGTGATTAACTCcttacattttttaatgaatatttccaggtatttcataaaaagaaaacattccACATGCATGTAAAGAAAAAGCATGTCATTCAGCAGAGGCCACAGAGGCCACACCCATGTAGTCAGTGCAAGCAGTCATTTGACTCTGAACATGACCTGTTTGTGCACTCAGCTTTACATGCCAAAGGCACTGGCAACGTATGGAAGTGCCATCAATGTCAGAAGGAATATAATTGTAAGTTTATGGAAGTGTTATAGGCTGGCTGTGTTGCTGGCTTgcttatttgttttgatttttcgCTCATAGTCCTCCAATGGCTCAATCCAAATTGCTtagataaattttaaatatagagAGATTATACTGACTTACAATTATTCCCCCAATTAGTTATCCACACATTTAAAATccaatagtttttgttttcttatgtCTCTTCCGCACttgtatatattgtattttcATGCTGTAAAAGCTGGTCATATTTtaaccgccacggtcggctatactagACAAATGAgaacgctatatttttgtcaacattTGCCAACGAAAGCGTCATGAGCAcattctgatttgtcgagtcgAGGCGtatatccatacttccatactaatattatacatgcgaaagtaactctgtctgtctgtctgctactcaatcacgcctaaactactgaaccaatttgcatgaaatttggtatggtatatatactttgatacccgagaaaggacataggctatatatcatcacgctacgaccaaaaggagcagagtaccagtaaaaaatgttacaaaaacggggaaaaatttcaccccttctctcttattggacgcaagcgaagttgcgcgggtcagctagttgtctAACATAGAAGTTGTTGATCGTATCAGCCCGCGCGACGCTCCGGCGCCACGTGCAGCGCCACATGCAGCACAAGGCGCACGCGTGCGGCGCCTGCGACAAGACGTTCACGGAGCTGTACGCGCTGCGCCGACACGCGCGCGTGCACACCGGACAGAGGCAGGAGAAGAAACACGCCTGCAACATCTGCGACAAGAGGTAACACTAATCGCACCGAGTGCTCCACACGGATATGTTGTCTAATCCGTTTCCAAGTGAGTGACTGATGATGGAGAACACACAGCCAAAACTattgagcgtagaaagttgaaatttggtatgaagattccttatcAAGTGTAACGCGCAAGCAAAAGCAGCGGGATACCTAGTTTTGTATTACGTAAGTGCTTGCTTTCCAAATCGTTTTTGAAAAAGATAAGCTCTTACTGATGATAAGGAGAAAATATAGGTGCTATTtaagcattatattattatgtctattttaatACGAACGTATACTAGTGAAAATGACATCAGACAATTGTGCCAAATGATACAGCCACTCTACCGGGCATTATACTTGCGTATTGATAGGTCGTAACCGAacgtgtgtaataaaaatatgataccAGAAAAAACAATATCGCGCGCGTATCATCTTGTATTTCGCGTTTTCTATACCAATCACAAACACCTTTTTGTCCTCAGGTACAGCGAGAGTGGTCTATTAGCGGCCCACATGTCACGTCACATCGGTTTACGACCGTTTGAATGTACTACTTGTGGCAAGCGCTTCCCATCGCAGCGGCTGCTGACGTCACACGCGCTCGTGCATACCGACCGCAAACCCTACGCGTGCTTATACTGCGACAAACGGTCAGAACAACTCCATTTTACTTTAAAGACTACTTACGCGGTGTTTTGATATAATTTCATCCAATTCCTCAGCTCTTTAAGTAAACCACTAACAAAACTATGAATTTCAGTTAAGACTGCTTCATTTGTTTGGTTGCTAACTCTAGGGAATGTTATTACTCgtatagtattttttacgaTTGAGGGGTGACCCTTACCttgcagtaggacagtaatgggtttaaaaaaaaatactttaagttaatgatgtaatattttgtttcagtttccGTCACGAGTCTACACGCAACACGCATCATCGCACGCACACGGGCGAGAAACCGTACGTGTGCTCCATCTGCGGAAAGAACTTCATACAGAACTCCAATCTCACGCTGCACATGAGGACTCATACTGGTAACAAGACCACTATTTTACACAGTAGACTAGTAAGAAGTAAATCCATGAACTTGTATCTTGTATCCGTGTGTGATTTGtccaaaaacatttataaagaaactagctgacccgcgcaacttcgcttgcgtcacataagagagaatgcgtcttaattatccccgtttttgtaacatttctcgttgctactccgctcctattggtagtagcgtgatgatatatagcctatagtcttcctcaataaataggctatctaatgctgaaagattttttcaaatcggatcagtagttcctgagattagcgcgttcaaacaaacaaacaaactcttcagctttataatattagtatagattagtatagataacacgCGGTCATCCGATTCCagactaagcagagcttgtgctatggttACTATGATCATATTGGTTTCAACGCAAAATAGACCATACACGCTaatcattttactttttttaaccccTTATGGCCCTCTGCTGGGGAGATGTTACCTCTTACATTCTATTACAAAAGTGAAA belongs to Anticarsia gemmatalis isolate Benzon Research Colony breed Stoneville strain chromosome 9, ilAntGemm2 primary, whole genome shotgun sequence and includes:
- the LOC142975630 gene encoding uncharacterized protein LOC142975630 isoform X2, which produces MKPAEDVQNLEDLSDDAADGNKLYIVQDTGKRKKNKTSAAMNDSTGNKVKPEKKKSSRITKSYSCVHCSKVFHKKKTFHMHVKKKHVIQQRPQRPHPCSQCKQSFDSEHDLFVHSALHAKGTGNVWKCHQCQKEYNSRATLRRHVQRHMQHKAHACGACDKTFTELYALRRHARVHTGQRQEKKHACNICDKRYSESGLLAAHMSRHIGLRPFECTTCGKRFPSQRLLTSHALVHTDRKPYACLYCDKRFRHESTRNTHHRTHTGEKPYVCSICGKNFIQNSNLTLHMRTHTGERPYACSMCERKFTSGSSLKSHQRIHTGERPYSCTVCGKRFARMNLSAHMRHHTGERPFSCTACPKKFMSASRLRDHCRIHTGEKPYECAYCTLTFATKSHIVKHMKSHNSLKKKKANKRTSNELVIVEVPYEQSVIPDNIVYTKESGELITVAENTAMVQQDDINKNITLDLVQQVPIEVTGELILPDNANMKGDLLVVDNSQNNYQITDDNICLNAANVNIINGEVDYGSDVNLVTVNEGGVSISASTLEGTSVKLYQLDQSLVQIHSSGGHVTISKITSKMTANF